The following is a genomic window from Rhododendron vialii isolate Sample 1 chromosome 9a, ASM3025357v1.
TCATCTCCCTAGTTTGGTCAAAGGCAGGTCATTTGCGCTGAAGCTAGGGAATGCACAAGAAAAACAATCACATCCtggcccaaaagaaaagaggtaACTAAATTACACAACTTTGGCGAACGTTTGAAGTTCATATTCTCTACAAAAGTTGCACAGCAGAAAATCCCATCAAAATTGCAAAAGAGGGACAATCTGTTGCATACACACTAAAAGAACACTCAACATGGTAGATTACTTGGGAAACGTGCGTGAACGATAACAGCCAACCGTTTATGAAAATCTAATCACACCTcacgagaaaagaaaaaaaccataTCTACAAACATAACAGGAGTCCCTCTCAACTAAATCTCATGACATAACAAGAACAACGAGAACAGAatgaccaaaaacaaaacaaaacttcaaaacttcaaaatttcacctattttattatttcaatttctgATTTTTGTGGCAAGAGACTTACAGTTGGCCCTCAGAGCTTCACTTCTTTATCGAAGATCCAGCTAAACGGAACATAACGTGCTTCTTTTGCCCTGCTTTGAAATTGAGACCTTTCCTCCAACCGCCTAATTCTCTGAGGCAACCCACAAACATAATCCTGGGCTTTTCGTCCCTCTGAAGACAGCCCAGTTATGTCCTCCACTTTCCACCTCCCAACCAAAAACTCCAATATATCCGCATAGTCCTTGGCGGTGTAGACTCCAAGCCTCTGAGCCACAGATGAGAAATGCTCAAACAGATTGTCCTCACGACCATCGTACATCAAGTGGGCTGGCATAGCTATTTTCTTCCTCATCATGTCGGCCAGAGCTAGCACAGTTCCATCTGGGTCAATCTCAAAGAGCTTTTCAACTATCTTGGTGTAAGCGGTTTCGTGGCGTTTCTCGTCAGAGGCAATGGTCCCACAAATTTGAGCCAACTTTAAGTCCCCATACTCTTTGGCATGTCGTGCTGTGTTCCCGTGAGAGATAAAAGTTGCTCGTTCTTGGAATGACGTGTAGATGAAACCGAGGTAGGGACTGTTTTCAGTTCTTGGATCCTGAAAGAAGGCAGAGAAGGCCATCCACCAATAAAAATTAAAGGTGATGATACGCTTATGCCGGATTAGAACTCGGAGTCCAAATATATTGTTGTTCTTTTTACCTATCAGGCTATtagcttttatttttatttttatttttgataagtaatgaaattttattgagaAGGCATCAAGGATTGCCACCCAtgtacacaaaaaaaagaataagtgaGGACTATCTGGCTATTAGCTTAGAAGTGACAGATCACTTTAAAGCTGCATTCAGATCAAGGACGCGTAGAAGAATTTAAGtggaatcaaaagaaaaaaaaaaaactctgctTTCCTAATTTCCTTGCACataattttgagatatttttctctctctatatttgaCTTCTTTCCTTCCCGACCAAATACTTTAGGTTGAGATGCAAAAAATAATGATAAGagcaaaatgaaagaaaaataataatacatgACTAGATATCCATATATGTGTACTGAACTTAAATCTACCCTGAAACATTTTCCCAGAAAACCAAATCATAAGCATAAGACGGGGTTCACGTTTCCTAGGAACTCCATTACATCAGTAACTCAAAGTCACGACACGAGACCTAAAAAGTGGTATGTACCAACCCATATTTGGAAAGCAGCTTCACACATACATCAAGAAAGGCTACAACTCCTGTCGATTCTCAACAAATGACAATTAAAATCAGGAATAAAGTTTGACAGTATAGTTGGAGAGTGTTATAGCCTAACTTGACTGAGCAAAAAGATCTCTAATTAGCATAGTAGGAAAAACCTGCTTTCCAGAACTTATATGTATGCTTCTTCCCATAGATGTAAGAAGACAGTAGAACTACGTAATATTTTGCAATCTAATTGAAATATTGACCAAAGCCTAATCGTTATGTTGACACAGACAAAAAGGATATCAACAAGAAACAGCTGAAAAGTTATTGGAAGCATCTTACCATTCCCGATCCAATCAGATACTGAATTGTCTTCTCAATCTGCCTCATGTCTACTCGTCCACATAGGTAGAGATACTTATTGAGAAGATCGCCATGCCTGTTTTCTTCAGCAGTCCAAGCCCTAGTCCACACTGCCCAAGAAGTGGGGCTCGCCCCCGTCTCGTCCCTAACACCATCTAGGGTATTTAGCATTGTTTGGTAAGTAGGAAGAGCTTCTTCTGTGATCATATCCCCAACCAAAACAACAAAGTAATCGTCCGGAATCTCCTTTGCTCTTTCCCTTAATTCCATGACTTGATCATGAAATCCATCGGAAGCGGGATCGGGCAGAAAATCCTGTGGTTGCCAACATTTCTCCACTGGCTTTAAATGAACCAAGATGTTCTGCTCAGCCCAACCCTCCAGGTTTTTAAAGATCTCTATCTTTTCGGGTGGCATTGAGTGAGTTACTTGAACATGAACCTCGCGAGGAGGGCTGAAAGGCTTCTTGAGACTTTCAACCACTCTAAATAAGACAGCAAGGGAATTAAATGCTTCGATTTCAGTTAGGGTACAAGGCAAGGCCAAGACAATGGATTAATGATCAGAAGCATATAAGCACAATTTTACTACACAATATGAAAATTGATACATTACTTGCACTTAGTTTGCACAAAAGCCCACTACATTCACATGCATGCAGTCAAGTTATTGTGATTCTTAATTTTCCACTAGCCAATCTTAACTCATCAATCTGACAAGATTTAGTAATCATATTATGTTGCTAGGACACGCAGATATGGTAAGAGAAATTGAGAACACTTCAGCCATGAGTAGCCTTTTGGCTTTGAGAAATACTTGATTGGCAAGCATATAGAGACGGATTTCAGATGAGGGATTCGAGGAGCTCCCTGCTCTTAAATTCACCTTTAGAAATGACAGTCAAATAATGGCCCAAAACAAATACATAGTTCACATTCTCAGCAGAGCCCATCTATGGGAACCTGCACAGACGGGCACAAATGGGCacgcggggcccactccgggtccCACACGGATAATCCTATCCATTCAATAATTCTAAAGTAATTTTCCGAGTGGGCccacgaaaaatcagctcaatatgATAAATGTAGGTGCTTAATCcaatcttccaatttttcattcagattacactcaaaaaaaaaaaattgttttagtaTTATTGAACAGCTTGGATTATCCATGCGagacccggagtgggccccgtgTGCCGATCTGTGCACCATCGGTGCTTATATGGTCGGTTCCCACAGCTTTTTCATTCTCAGAATAAGACTAATTACTTACGAGTTACGAGTCACGATTCACCAGACATTTGGCAGAATCCACAAAACAAACCTCATTGTATACTCAAATAAATAATCAGATACCAACATTCAAATCAACCATACAACTGTATGATGGTAAAGACTACTAAAGAACTGGAAAAAGGAAATTGCTCGAAACTCATGAATCACGAAGTACACTGAGCTTCTTATACAAAACAAGCATGCTCGACCATTAATGCATATTtatagttaaaaaaagaaagaaagaaaaaacaaagtgcAGAGGACTAGGGATAGTAAAACAAGACTATTGGAGAATAGGGAGGAAAACCTATTTCTATATTTTGAAACCAAAGAATCTTCTCATGAAACAATTAAGTCAATGTTAAAGCAGAATCCACAAGGTTAGGTAGCTAACTGAAAGCTACCAAagccaagaagaagaaaagattacAACCAATAGAACTACAATTACCAACTTGTTTATTATGTAGCAAGAGCCAATTAACAAATCGGAATGCAATCAAACTATAGAGCACAGAAACTAGGACAAAACAAAGTTGGCGTGGTTTTGCTCATTTCAACCCAGGAACAAAATCATTCACTTATTGTAGTTAACAAGTATTACAATTATGAAAAAGCAAAAGTATCAAAGCCAATAATAACCCCGAGTGgatgagaaaaacaaaatttcaataTAAAAAGTATTTacagaaattaaaagaaacatATAAAAATTGGAACCAATCAATAATAAATGGGTCGGTAGATTAACAATCCCAGCTATAACCACCAACCCAAAAGTTTCAAACCTAAGTCCCAACAAATTGGAAACAAACATTTAAGGTGGAGTAATGCTTTGGTGGCCCTCCATTTGATCAAATGAATGGTGATAAAAATCCTAACCCCCTCCATACCTTACCTAACTGAAAATGACATACAAAAACTGCCCATGAGTAAATACAACACCCTATAGAAAACTTAAGAGTTaagaaagaa
Proteins encoded in this region:
- the LOC131300686 gene encoding stearoyl-[acyl-carrier-protein] 9-desaturase, chloroplastic-like: MALNLNPIALKSHKYPSFATPPKANLRSPKFLRASTLSVGSTVVESLKKPFSPPREVHVQVTHSMPPEKIEIFKNLEGWAEQNILVHLKPVEKCWQPQDFLPDPASDGFHDQVMELRERAKEIPDDYFVVLVGDMITEEALPTYQTMLNTLDGVRDETGASPTSWAVWTRAWTAEENRHGDLLNKYLYLCGRVDMRQIEKTIQYLIGSGMDPRTENSPYLGFIYTSFQERATFISHGNTARHAKEYGDLKLAQICGTIASDEKRHETAYTKIVEKLFEIDPDGTVLALADMMRKKIAMPAHLMYDGREDNLFEHFSSVAQRLGVYTAKDYADILEFLVGRWKVEDITGLSSEGRKAQDYVCGLPQRIRRLEERSQFQSRAKEARYVPFSWIFDKEVKL